In a genomic window of Vulpes vulpes isolate BD-2025 chromosome 6, VulVul3, whole genome shotgun sequence:
- the SSTR1 gene encoding somatostatin receptor type 1 isoform X2, whose amino-acid sequence MEEPGRNASQNGTLSEGQGSAILISFIYSVVCLVGLCGNSMVIYVILRYAKMKTATNIYILNLAIADELLMLSVPFLVTSTLLRHWPFGALLCRLVLSVDAVNMFTSIYCLTVLSVDRYVAVVHPIKAARYRRPTVAKVVNLGVWVLSLLVILPIVVFSRTAANSDGTVACNMLMPEPAQRWLVGFVLYTFLMGFLLPVGAICLCYVLIIAKMRMVALKAGWQQRKRSERKITLMVMMVVMVFVICWMPFYVVQLVNVFAEQDDATVSQLSVILGYANSCANPILYGFLSDNFKRSFQRILCLSWMDNAAEEPVDYYATALKSRAYSVEDFQPENLESGGGVFRNGTCTSRITTL is encoded by the coding sequence ATGGAGGAGCCGGGGCGAAACGCGTCCCAGAACGGGACCTTGAGCGAGGGCCAGGGCAGCGCCATCCTCATCTCTTTCATCTACTCCGTGGTGTGCCTGGTGGGGCTGTGTGGTAACTCCATGGTCATCTACGTGATCCTGCGCTACGCCAAAATGAAGACGGCCACCAACATCTACATCCTGAACCTGGCCATCGCCGACGAGCTGCTCATGCTCAGCGTGCCCTTCCTGGTCACCTCCACGTTGCTTCGCCACTGGCCCTTCGGCGCGCTGCTCTGCCGCCTCGTGCTCAGCGTGGACGCGGTCAACATGTTCACCAGCATCTACTGTCTGACTGTGCTGAGCGTGGACCGGTACGTGGCCGTGGTGCACCCCATCAAGGCAGCACGCTACCGCCGGCCCACCGTGGCCAAGGTGGTGAATCTGGGCGTGTGGGTGCTCTCGCTGCTGGTCATTTTGCCCATCGTGGTCTTCTCGCGCACAGCGGCCAACAGTGATGGCACGGTGGCCTGCAACATGCTCATGCCCGAGCCCGCCCAGCGCTGGCTGGTGGGCTTCGTGTTGTACACGTTTCTCATGGGCTTCCTGCTGCCCGTCGGGGCCATCTGCCTGTGCTACGTGCTCATCATCGCCAAAATGCGCATGGTGGCTCTCAAGGCCGGCTGGCAGCAGCGCAAGCGCTCGGAGCGCAAGATCACcctgatggtgatgatggtggtgatggtgtttGTCATCTGCTGGATGCCCTTCTATGTGGTGCAGCTGGTCAACGTGTTTGCCGAGCAGGACGACGCCACGGTGAGCCAGCTGTCGGTCATCCTGGGCTACGCCAACAGCTGCGCCAATCCCATCCTCTACGGCTTCCTTTCGGACAACTTCAAGCGCTCTTTCCAGCGCATCCTGTGCCTCAGCTGGATGGACAACGCGGCCGAGGAGCCTGTCGACTACTACGCCACGGCCCTCAAGAGCCGCGCCTACAGCGTGGAGGACTTCCAGCCCGAGAACCTGGAGTCGGGCGGCGGCGTCTTCCGCAATGGCACCTGCACGTCTCGGATCACGACTCTCTGA
- the SSTR1 gene encoding somatostatin receptor type 1 isoform X1, whose amino-acid sequence MFPNGTASSPSSPSPSPGSCGEGGGSRGPGAGAADGMEEPGRNASQNGTLSEGQGSAILISFIYSVVCLVGLCGNSMVIYVILRYAKMKTATNIYILNLAIADELLMLSVPFLVTSTLLRHWPFGALLCRLVLSVDAVNMFTSIYCLTVLSVDRYVAVVHPIKAARYRRPTVAKVVNLGVWVLSLLVILPIVVFSRTAANSDGTVACNMLMPEPAQRWLVGFVLYTFLMGFLLPVGAICLCYVLIIAKMRMVALKAGWQQRKRSERKITLMVMMVVMVFVICWMPFYVVQLVNVFAEQDDATVSQLSVILGYANSCANPILYGFLSDNFKRSFQRILCLSWMDNAAEEPVDYYATALKSRAYSVEDFQPENLESGGGVFRNGTCTSRITTL is encoded by the coding sequence ATGTTCCCCAATGGCACtgcctcctctccttcttctcctagCCCCAGCCCGGGCAGCTGCGGGGAAGGCGGCGGCAGCAGGGGCCCCGGGGCCGGCGCCGCGGACGGCATGGAGGAGCCGGGGCGAAACGCGTCCCAGAACGGGACCTTGAGCGAGGGCCAGGGCAGCGCCATCCTCATCTCTTTCATCTACTCCGTGGTGTGCCTGGTGGGGCTGTGTGGTAACTCCATGGTCATCTACGTGATCCTGCGCTACGCCAAAATGAAGACGGCCACCAACATCTACATCCTGAACCTGGCCATCGCCGACGAGCTGCTCATGCTCAGCGTGCCCTTCCTGGTCACCTCCACGTTGCTTCGCCACTGGCCCTTCGGCGCGCTGCTCTGCCGCCTCGTGCTCAGCGTGGACGCGGTCAACATGTTCACCAGCATCTACTGTCTGACTGTGCTGAGCGTGGACCGGTACGTGGCCGTGGTGCACCCCATCAAGGCAGCACGCTACCGCCGGCCCACCGTGGCCAAGGTGGTGAATCTGGGCGTGTGGGTGCTCTCGCTGCTGGTCATTTTGCCCATCGTGGTCTTCTCGCGCACAGCGGCCAACAGTGATGGCACGGTGGCCTGCAACATGCTCATGCCCGAGCCCGCCCAGCGCTGGCTGGTGGGCTTCGTGTTGTACACGTTTCTCATGGGCTTCCTGCTGCCCGTCGGGGCCATCTGCCTGTGCTACGTGCTCATCATCGCCAAAATGCGCATGGTGGCTCTCAAGGCCGGCTGGCAGCAGCGCAAGCGCTCGGAGCGCAAGATCACcctgatggtgatgatggtggtgatggtgtttGTCATCTGCTGGATGCCCTTCTATGTGGTGCAGCTGGTCAACGTGTTTGCCGAGCAGGACGACGCCACGGTGAGCCAGCTGTCGGTCATCCTGGGCTACGCCAACAGCTGCGCCAATCCCATCCTCTACGGCTTCCTTTCGGACAACTTCAAGCGCTCTTTCCAGCGCATCCTGTGCCTCAGCTGGATGGACAACGCGGCCGAGGAGCCTGTCGACTACTACGCCACGGCCCTCAAGAGCCGCGCCTACAGCGTGGAGGACTTCCAGCCCGAGAACCTGGAGTCGGGCGGCGGCGTCTTCCGCAATGGCACCTGCACGTCTCGGATCACGACTCTCTGA